From Haloarcula hispanica ATCC 33960, the proteins below share one genomic window:
- the uvrB gene encoding excinuclease ABC subunit UvrB, whose protein sequence is MSDTGGPLSIDRPDVDREFRVDAPFEPAGDQPEAIEGLASGYRQGMDRQTLLGVTGSGKTNTVSWVVEEIQQPTLVIAHNKTLAAQLYEEFRELFPDNAVEYFVSYYDYYQPEAYVEQTDTFIDKDASINDEIDRLRHSATRSLLTRDDVIVVASVSAIYGLGDPRNYIDMSLSLEVGQEIERDDLLGRLVDLNYERNDVDFTQGTFRVRGDTLEIYPMYARYALRVEFWGDEIDRMLKVDPLEGEVKSEEPAALLHPAEHYSIPEQRLQRAIDEIEELLDQRISYFERQGDHVAAQRIEERTTFDIEMMQETGYCSGIENYSVHLSDRETGEAPYTLLDYFPDDFLTVVDESHQTLPQIRGQFEGDKSRKESLVENGFRLPTAFDNRPLTFEEFEEKTDQTLYVSATPGDYEREHSDQVVEQIVRPTHLVDPAVEIASATGQVEDLLERIDERVERDERVLVTTLTKRMAEDLTEYLEESGVNVAYMHDETDTLERHELIRSLRLGDIDVLVGINLLREGLDIPEVSLVAILDADQEGFLRSETTLVQTMGRAARNVNGEVVLYADERSNAMQAAIQETQRRRRIQQQYNEEHGFEPTTIEKEVGETNLPGSKTDTGGISSDGASDADEAARQIEQLEERMQEAADNLEFELAADIRDRIRELREEFDLDGGDDSDGVPAPGPEF, encoded by the coding sequence ATGAGCGACACCGGCGGACCACTCTCTATCGACCGACCAGATGTCGACCGCGAGTTCCGTGTCGACGCCCCGTTCGAGCCGGCGGGCGACCAGCCCGAGGCTATCGAAGGGCTCGCGTCGGGCTATCGCCAGGGGATGGACCGGCAGACCCTGCTCGGTGTGACTGGCTCCGGGAAGACAAACACCGTTTCCTGGGTCGTCGAGGAGATTCAGCAACCGACCCTCGTTATCGCCCACAACAAGACCCTCGCGGCCCAGCTCTACGAGGAGTTCCGCGAGCTGTTCCCGGATAACGCCGTCGAGTACTTCGTCTCCTACTACGACTACTACCAGCCCGAGGCTTACGTCGAGCAGACGGACACCTTCATCGACAAGGACGCCTCCATCAACGACGAGATCGACCGGCTGCGCCACTCCGCGACGCGCTCGCTACTCACCCGGGACGACGTCATCGTCGTCGCGTCGGTGTCGGCCATCTACGGGCTCGGTGACCCGCGAAACTACATCGACATGTCCCTCTCGCTCGAGGTGGGCCAGGAGATCGAGCGCGACGACCTGCTCGGTCGGCTGGTCGACCTGAACTACGAGCGCAACGATGTGGACTTCACGCAGGGGACCTTCCGCGTGCGCGGGGACACGCTGGAGATCTACCCGATGTACGCCCGCTACGCCCTCCGAGTGGAGTTCTGGGGCGACGAGATCGACCGGATGCTGAAGGTCGACCCGCTGGAGGGCGAGGTCAAAAGCGAGGAACCGGCCGCCCTGCTCCACCCGGCGGAGCACTACTCGATTCCCGAACAGCGGCTCCAGCGGGCCATCGACGAAATCGAGGAACTGCTGGACCAGCGTATCAGCTACTTCGAGCGACAGGGCGACCACGTCGCCGCCCAGCGCATCGAGGAGCGGACCACGTTCGACATCGAGATGATGCAGGAGACGGGTTACTGCTCGGGCATCGAGAACTACTCGGTCCACCTCTCGGACCGTGAGACCGGCGAAGCCCCATACACCCTGCTGGATTACTTCCCCGACGACTTCCTCACCGTCGTCGACGAGTCCCACCAGACGCTCCCCCAGATCCGCGGCCAGTTCGAGGGCGACAAGAGCCGCAAGGAGAGCCTCGTCGAGAACGGCTTCCGCCTGCCGACGGCCTTCGATAACCGCCCGCTCACCTTCGAGGAGTTCGAGGAGAAGACCGACCAGACGCTGTACGTGAGCGCCACGCCCGGTGACTACGAGCGCGAACACAGCGACCAGGTGGTTGAGCAGATTGTCCGCCCCACCCACCTCGTGGACCCGGCCGTCGAAATCGCATCGGCGACGGGACAGGTTGAGGACCTGCTGGAGCGAATCGACGAGCGCGTCGAACGCGACGAGCGGGTGCTGGTGACCACACTCACGAAACGCATGGCCGAGGACCTCACGGAGTACCTCGAAGAGTCCGGCGTGAACGTCGCCTACATGCACGACGAGACGGACACGCTGGAACGGCACGAACTCATCCGGTCGCTCCGGCTTGGCGACATCGACGTGCTGGTCGGCATCAATCTCCTCCGGGAGGGGCTGGACATCCCCGAGGTGTCGCTCGTTGCGATTCTGGACGCCGACCAGGAGGGGTTCCTCCGGTCGGAGACGACGCTGGTACAGACGATGGGCCGGGCCGCCCGGAACGTCAACGGCGAGGTCGTGCTGTACGCCGACGAGCGCAGCAACGCCATGCAGGCAGCCATCCAGGAGACCCAGCGCCGCCGGCGCATCCAGCAGCAGTACAACGAGGAACACGGCTTCGAGCCGACGACTATCGAGAAGGAAGTCGGCGAAACGAACCTGCCGGGGAGCAAGACCGACACCGGCGGCATTTCCAGCGACGGCGCGAGCGACGCCGACGAGGCCGCCCGCCAGATAGAGCAACTGGAAGAACGGATGCAGGAGGCCGCGGACAACCTGGAGTTCGAACTGGCCGCGGACATCAGAGACCGCATCCGCGAACTGCGCGAGGAGTTCGATCTGGACGGCGGCGACGACAGCGACGGCGTGCCGGCACCCGGTCCGGAGTTCTGA
- a CDS encoding cobalt-factor II C(20)-methyltransferase produces MTLYGIGLGPGQPDLVTVRGKRALESADVVYSPGRLSRSVATEHVPEERIGDLDFPMTRDEEKLRAAWKDAAAEIAPTARDGDAAFVTLGDPNVYSTFGHLRRTLAAFHPEVDLEVVPGVSAMSAFATALGVEITAGSSLALREADRGASPTGPDRMILFKVTDAPATHEGLVEAGYDVVYGRRLFMEQGETVVTDDPSEIDERDYYTLAYAEKPETRVEQATDAFLEAADESGVVTDGGENGSGAVVRQERSEAALCGDEVQHD; encoded by the coding sequence ATGACGCTCTACGGCATCGGTCTCGGCCCCGGGCAGCCCGACCTGGTGACCGTCCGCGGGAAGCGCGCCCTCGAATCCGCCGACGTGGTGTACTCGCCGGGGCGGCTCTCGCGCTCGGTCGCGACCGAACACGTCCCCGAGGAGCGCATCGGCGACCTCGACTTCCCGATGACACGCGACGAGGAGAAACTCCGGGCGGCTTGGAAGGACGCCGCCGCCGAAATCGCGCCGACGGCCCGCGACGGCGACGCCGCTTTCGTCACGCTCGGGGACCCGAACGTCTACTCGACCTTTGGCCATCTCCGGCGGACGCTGGCGGCGTTCCACCCCGAGGTCGACCTCGAAGTGGTACCCGGCGTCAGCGCCATGTCGGCGTTCGCGACGGCGCTCGGCGTCGAAATCACCGCGGGGTCAAGCTTAGCGCTGCGTGAGGCCGACCGCGGCGCGTCGCCGACCGGCCCCGATCGGATGATCCTGTTCAAGGTGACCGACGCGCCGGCGACCCACGAGGGGCTGGTCGAGGCCGGCTACGACGTTGTGTACGGCCGCCGGCTGTTCATGGAACAGGGCGAGACAGTTGTCACGGACGACCCAAGCGAAATCGACGAGCGAGACTACTACACGCTGGCCTACGCCGAGAAGCCCGAGACCCGCGTCGAGCAGGCGACCGACGCCTTCCTCGAAGCGGCCGACGAGAGCGGCGTCGTGACCGACGGCGGCGAAAACGGGTCTGGGGCGGTAGTGCGACAGGAGCGCTCCGAAGCCGCTCTCTGTGGCGACGAGGTGCAGCATGACTGA
- the cbiT gene encoding precorrin-6Y C5,15-methyltransferase (decarboxylating) subunit CbiT, whose translation MSRVSLPHDAKAGPTKPEVRAVLASKLALTGSDHFAEVGSCTGAVTITAARRAGRVTALERKGNRLDVTRKNLAANDVDADVELREAEAPEGLPDDADALFLGGSRNYEAILDHAVETGVNRIVMNVSRLEVAGAATEAFRERDILEEVVQFQVSHGYELAGATSFNSENPVYMLVGSASEDVAADGGSPAESAAQDGGDR comes from the coding sequence ATGTCCCGCGTCTCGCTCCCACACGATGCGAAGGCCGGTCCCACCAAGCCGGAGGTCCGGGCCGTTCTCGCTAGCAAACTCGCTCTCACCGGGTCCGACCACTTCGCGGAGGTCGGTTCCTGTACCGGCGCCGTCACCATCACGGCGGCGCGCCGGGCCGGGCGGGTCACTGCGCTCGAACGCAAGGGGAACCGACTCGACGTGACTCGCAAGAACCTCGCCGCTAACGACGTCGACGCCGATGTCGAACTGCGTGAGGCCGAGGCCCCGGAGGGCTTGCCGGACGACGCCGACGCCCTCTTCCTCGGCGGGTCGCGCAACTACGAGGCCATCCTCGACCACGCGGTCGAGACCGGCGTCAACCGAATCGTGATGAACGTCTCGCGGCTCGAAGTCGCTGGCGCGGCGACGGAGGCCTTCCGTGAGCGCGACATTCTGGAGGAGGTCGTCCAGTTCCAGGTGAGCCACGGCTACGAACTCGCCGGCGCGACGAGTTTCAACTCGGAGAACCCGGTGTACATGCTCGTCGGCAGCGCCAGCGAGGACGTTGCCGCCGACGGCGGGTCGCCGGCCGAATCTGCGGCGCAGGACGGAGGCGACCGATGA